The genomic region tcaaaacgtgtagctataaTTGTTTTCGTCAACTCTGTCAAAACTCCAGTTAAAATGAGTCATGTTAAAagaatcattgctacaattgagttaaagttgagggaacATTGCTCCAATAGGGTTCAAGTTGAAAAACCATTaatgaattaaagttgaggaaccatttctccaattggattaaaattgaaaaaacattGTTACAATTTTCTCATTTGCTTATCTAATTTTGCCTTTTGATTCAACTTCATGTGCATAAAACGTGACTTATTTTGATAGAAATTCTAATGAAATTGTCAAAAAAGACCATAACTACATGTTTTAATGAGTTAAGCAatcaataattattttaataaaattaaaagttaaataaTTATTGCTATGATTTTCTACGGTGACTTCGTGTATTTTTTAATGTAGGAGGTGTCCCATCACCAATGGGTGACAATCTAATGCAGTTTTATATAGCATGAGGTGGTAAGCATATTTTTAACCCTCGAGTTAAACGATAAGCCAAATCATAGCTAGTTCGGTGGTATTTTGAACTCAGACTGAGGTCTACAACGATAGCTTGAAGTCGATATCTCAAGGGCAAGAGGTCTTCAAAGATAGTTTGAAGTCAGTATATAATGAAAAAGAGCTGAGGCAAGTGCAAGAAGAATGTGAGGATTCACTACCATGGTGCCACCATGGGATCAGTGGTTGACCAGATTATCATGGCCACTTTGCTAATGCATGGAAGATATCGAGAATCTCCAAGCCGTTATAATGCTTAATCAAATTTGTAGTTATCTTAATccgcttatatatatatatatatatatatatatattattttttttttaaagaaaccaGTTAGATTTGTCATGGTAATCCTCTCTTTCAAGGACCAAAAAAATTCACATAAACGTTTCATCCCTCCATTAGACTAGAGTGCAATTCTCAATATTATAGAGCATcttcaaaacaaatatcaaaagatAAATGTCAAACATTATCACtttgaaatcaattaaaataaaatttttaaatctatAATTAGTACACTGATGAGATTcatacaataaaataattaaaaattatttaacatcATATTTTCTCATATCTCAATTTCATATATGAAAACTCATATGTCAAAACATATAAGATTGATATATCAGTTATAACTTGCttttatcttcaaatttaattacATGACATTCCGTTTAAAGATTTAACATACTCTTTGAAGATGTTCTTAGCCTCCTCTAATCACTCTCAGCAATTCACTAGTAATTAAGTCAAATCAAACCCATATAAAATACGAGTATAAAATTCATCCTTAAACACTAGGAGTATGAATTTCATCCCCAAACACTAAGCAGGTGTTTCTAAATCCGCTTGTTTCAGTCAATCAATTTCAATCAATCAATTTCACAAATttcacaacaagaaaacatAAGACAACATtatgaacaaaatataaaatttattttgaaataaaaataaaaataattttgctTTGAGATTCTGTACAATATTCCTAATCGTTTACAAATTCATAATTTTCTCCTAACTCTGCATCGTATCCTCATCACTGGCTTGATCTGGACCCTCACTTGCTCTCCTGCGATTGTGAACAAACACCCTGACCCTAATCTCTCCGTCAACCCTCCTTCCCTCTCCGCCCGTTTCTTCGCTCTTCTttaccacctcctcctcctcaaccGGCATCGTAAACCTGCAAACCGGGCACGACCCATGAAGCGTCAACCACTTCTCTATACAAACACCATGAAACCTGTGCTTGCAAGGCATCTCCTTCGCCACGCCGTCCACCTCAAACTGCTCCAAGCAAATCGCGCACTCGGATCCACCATCCGCCTCGACAATCTTCACACTTGGCATGGCGTCGATCGACGCCTTCGACGCCGGCGGCTGACCGTCCTTGCCACCCAGCCCCTGGAGCAGGGAGTCCAGGTCCGAACCGCCTTCGATCACCGCCACGCGTTGGCTGAAAGGGTCGATGAGGACTATTCGCTCCCGCGGGGTTCGTCTTTCAGGGTTTCCTCCATCTGGGTCTTCCGTGTCGGGTGTCGCGGCGGAGGCGGCGGTGGCGGCTGCACCTAATATTAAGGGCATGAGCACAGAGAGCTCTCGGTCTCGACCCCTCCTCGTGAACCAGTCGAAAAAGGAAGAGAACTCAGCTTCGGAATCCATgaaattttctgggttttttcccTATTGAGAACcaaaaaagagagaaacttTGAGAGGGGTTTGGGAAGACGAAGAATCAGAAGGGTTTGGGAAAATTGCAGGATGAGGGTTTGGGGATTTGGAGGAAGAAGATTTAAGAGGGGAGAGTGACCACATAAAGAGGAAAGATGGGCGTAGAAGGATCTGGAACTTCTGGAGAAATAATTATCAACGTTATAGAGTGAAGAGGAACAAGGTAGCGCCGCACGACACGTGGCGAGTGCTGTAAAATTAAGCattttttgtgttatttttattcaaacaatttttttgttatacaTAAAGAAAAAAGGGGAATATTGCCAATATTCATACAGGACAAATTCAGGTTTACCTTTATCTTCAAAAGGGTGTCTTTTTTCAGTTTGGGAGGGTATTTTAGGAGTGAGCATTCTCGTTGGATccttttgtgaggatttcagaAATCATTCAATTATATTTGTTCATTAtatattattcaattaatttttatcaaatactgtttatattcaattttaaatataaaaatttacaataaattTTTACCTTATGATATACAATATACAGATGTGATTAAAAGATCTGACGAGGATCCTCGGGGATATTTTAGGGCAAAGGATGCACTTAGAATCTTTTATTAATGGTATCTCCATGCAAAGATAAGAATACATATTGTATAGGGCAACtcagttcaattttttaataataaatgtCACAAAGTAAACTTTGTTGTTAATGCGTTTGTGATTATCTAATATTTTAGTAGATAAAATATTGACTTTTCATCATGCATTTCGGGTTCAAAACTCTTTCTTGCCTAAATTTTTATAATGCTTTTGAACCTTCATCTcttaatctctattaattaatgaaactctcTTTATCAATCAAAAGAGGATAAAAAAACAACTTAATCTTTTATCACACacaaaaaatgatgggcaataatgtaattttacaggtccaaattttactgttttttattgaaacctaacatacaggtgatgttaaaatatctctaatattcaaaattaaaaaaaaattaaaaataaaaacctctcacttctctcacgttctctctctctctccctctctctctctctctctctccctcattttctaaaaaaaaatgtgttcatacacacaaagtgtgtaggcaaatgctagtattaaaaaaaaaaaagttaaaagcaaaggataattttaatgaattaaatttccTTCTTGTCTTAGAGACTCATCTCCATAATCTTTATTTtcgctttgaaaaaaaataaataaacgcCACCTGTATACTCAAATTTTGACCAAAATTCCCGGAAGAAAAAGCCAAATTTGACACGCACCGTCGTAGTTAATACGACATCGTCTACCAGTCAGCATTTCTACTACAATCAAGCTggacttttatttattttctttttaattcctGAGCCCGCTGGATTTCTCGAGTAATCCACACTAAGCAGATTCCAGAGAGCCGCCAAACCGGAATCTGCACCTCTTCGCCAGAATACGCCCGCTACGAAACTTCTAAAATATTCCGATTAAACTTCCTGAAAAGACCGCACGtaaggtgtttgatgaaattccTCAACGACCTTCTTTCGAACGTAAAGTGATATGGCCCTTACGAATGCTGCTGCTCTCAAATTCTCGACTTCTGCATTTTTGGGTCTCCGTTCGGCAACTTCCAACTTTCAAATTCAACCCATGCAGCAGACGAGAAGAACAAGTGAATGATCCCAACTCACACTACTAGTGCGTGCAACTTTGTGTTATGGGTTTACCTTCTAATCTTGGGTTTCATGTAGGATTCTCGGCGAAGCCGTTAGTTATGAGAGCGAGGGGGAATGCCAGGACGGATAGTGCGAAAACTCGAAACAGAAGAATGCAGAAGAAGGTATGTCATTGTCGTCTTCCCTGCATTTGATGAAATATGTGTGTTTTGGTTGGTTTGATTTCGAACACTTTGATCCGCTTGTTTcgtgagaagtatgattttttgttttcacttcTGAATCAGTACAATGGCACGTCTATGAGACCGAGGCTTTCGGTGTTCTGTTCAGATAAACAGTTGTATGCAATGCTGGTAGATGACCAAAACAA from Pyrus communis chromosome 4, drPyrComm1.1, whole genome shotgun sequence harbors:
- the LOC137732570 gene encoding uncharacterized protein, whose protein sequence is MALTNAAALKFSTSAFLGLRSATSNFQIQPMQQTRRTRFSAKPLVMRARGNARTDSAKTRNRRMQKKYNGTSMRPRLSVFCSDKQLYAMLVDDQNKNCLFYGSTLQKSIRRNADCSTSEAAKLLGEELVKACNNLNIHEISSYDRNGFATGERIQAFEIAISRHGFLPR
- the LOC137732454 gene encoding E3 ubiquitin-protein ligase MPSR1-like, yielding MDSEAEFSSFFDWFTRRGRDRELSVLMPLILGAAATAASAATPDTEDPDGGNPERRTPRERIVLIDPFSQRVAVIEGGSDLDSLLQGLGGKDGQPPASKASIDAMPSVKIVEADGGSECAICLEQFEVDGVAKEMPCKHRFHGVCIEKWLTLHGSCPVCRFTMPVEEEEVVKKSEETGGEGRRVDGEIRVRVFVHNRRRASEGPDQASDEDTMQS